A stretch of Lathyrus oleraceus cultivar Zhongwan6 chromosome 6, CAAS_Psat_ZW6_1.0, whole genome shotgun sequence DNA encodes these proteins:
- the LOC127096576 gene encoding sm-like protein LSM8, with protein MSAGPGLESLVDQTISVITNDGRNIVGVLKGFDQATNIILDESHERVYSTKEGVQQLVLGLYIIRGDNISVVGELDEDLDSNLDLSKLRAHPLKPVIH; from the exons ATGTCGGCTGGACCTGGACTGGAATCCCTCGTAGATC AGACAATATCAGTCATTACAAATGACGGACGCAATATAGTG GGTGTCCTAAAAGGCTTTGACCAGGCAACAAATATAATTCTTGACGAGTCACATGAACGAGTTTATTCTACCAAG GAAGGTGTCCAGCAGCTTGTTCTTGGTTTATACATCATTAGGGGTGACAACAT AAGTGTTGTTGGTGAACTGGATGAGGATCTAGATTCCAATTTAGATTTGTCCAAGCTTAGAGCTCATCCCTTGAAACCTGTCATCCACTGA